Proteins encoded in a region of the Candidatus Methylomirabilota bacterium genome:
- a CDS encoding ABC transporter permease subunit, producing MRPERLIVAAAVLGLLALWEALVRLGRIDPSLAPAPSTVVDALIRLAGRPEVRASLAVTAWEVLAAFLIALPTGLLLGFLLAELPVLGALFRPLVNFLFGVPKSIFLPVFILIFGVSIPQKVAFGVFTTVFVLIVGGIAAVQSVPRELITVSRVYGATRAQVIREIYLPAMAPILLESARLAMVFNITAVLLCEIYGARDGIGYRIAAWGENLQMPQLYAALVLVAAAAVAVNEALRAVETRLGAWRRDA from the coding sequence ATGCGGCCCGAGCGCCTGATCGTCGCCGCCGCCGTCCTGGGCCTCCTGGCGCTCTGGGAGGCGCTGGTGCGGCTCGGCCGGATCGATCCGAGCCTCGCCCCCGCGCCGAGCACGGTGGTGGACGCGCTGATCCGCCTCGCCGGCCGGCCCGAGGTGCGCGCGAGCCTCGCGGTCACCGCGTGGGAGGTGCTGGCCGCCTTCCTGATCGCGCTGCCCACCGGCCTCCTGCTCGGCTTCCTGCTGGCCGAATTGCCGGTGCTGGGCGCGCTGTTCCGACCGCTGGTCAACTTCCTGTTCGGGGTGCCCAAGTCCATCTTCCTGCCCGTCTTCATCCTGATCTTCGGGGTGAGCATCCCGCAGAAGGTGGCCTTCGGCGTGTTCACCACCGTGTTCGTGCTGATCGTGGGCGGCATCGCGGCGGTGCAGTCGGTGCCGCGCGAGCTGATCACGGTGAGCCGCGTCTACGGGGCGACCCGCGCCCAGGTCATCCGCGAGATCTACCTGCCCGCGATGGCGCCGATCCTGCTCGAGTCCGCGCGCCTGGCCATGGTGTTCAACATCACCGCGGTGCTGCTGTGCGAGATCTACGGCGCCCGCGACGGCATCGGCTATCGCATCGCGGCGTGGGGCGAGAACCTCCAGATGCCGCAGCTCTATGCGGCGCTGGTGCTGGTGGCCGCGGCCGCGGTGGCGGTCAACGAGGCGCTGCGCGCGGTGGAGACGCGGCTCGGCGCCTGGCGTCGAGACGCGTGA
- a CDS encoding ABC transporter substrate-binding protein translates to MTTTSLTRLAVMLTVGALFTLPAGAAAQETIRIGCPTKTYFPTILATVAKEKGLFEKEGLRPEITIYRGGGETFEAIAANSADLGPVAVPLVATSRKRGVLTKIVGGNGDEWSGWILGVKSASPIKSAKELDGKKVGITSAGSGTDTLALWAQSEAHVNFQRVGVGGGGLVPNLLNDNLAAAVIYSPLSYQVVSEGKVRVLMDFATAMPPNLIGGWAATEKNLTERRPFIQKGLNALYGALEYMRNNPDYAIKTIASNNELPMEIAKMEYEKTYLRLSRDGKITQASVEKAMELAAASGVKDMAPAAEVFMNLPITPTKP, encoded by the coding sequence ATGACGACGACGTCCCTGACTCGGCTCGCGGTGATGCTGACCGTCGGCGCGCTGTTCACGCTGCCGGCCGGCGCGGCCGCGCAGGAAACGATCCGCATCGGCTGCCCGACCAAGACCTACTTCCCGACGATCCTCGCCACCGTGGCGAAGGAGAAGGGCCTCTTCGAGAAGGAAGGCCTCCGGCCCGAGATCACCATCTACCGGGGCGGCGGGGAGACCTTCGAGGCGATCGCGGCCAATTCCGCGGATCTGGGTCCGGTGGCCGTCCCGCTGGTGGCGACGTCCCGGAAGCGGGGGGTGTTGACGAAGATCGTGGGCGGCAACGGCGACGAATGGTCGGGCTGGATCCTGGGGGTCAAGAGCGCGTCGCCGATCAAGTCGGCCAAGGAGCTCGACGGCAAGAAGGTCGGCATCACCTCCGCCGGCTCCGGGACCGACACGCTCGCGCTGTGGGCGCAGAGCGAGGCCCATGTAAACTTCCAGCGAGTAGGCGTGGGCGGCGGCGGGCTCGTGCCGAACCTGCTCAACGACAACCTGGCCGCGGCGGTGATCTACTCGCCGCTCTCGTACCAGGTCGTCTCCGAGGGCAAGGTGCGCGTGCTGATGGACTTCGCCACCGCGATGCCGCCGAACCTGATCGGGGGCTGGGCCGCCACCGAGAAGAACCTCACCGAGCGGCGGCCCTTCATCCAGAAGGGCCTGAACGCGCTCTACGGCGCGCTCGAGTACATGCGCAACAACCCCGACTACGCGATCAAGACCATCGCCTCCAACAACGAGCTGCCGATGGAGATCGCGAAGATGGAGTACGAGAAGACCTACCTGCGCCTCTCGCGCGACGGCAAGATCACGCAGGCCTCGGTGGAGAAGGCCATGGAGCTGGCCGCGGCGAGCGGCGTGAAGGACATGGCCCCGGCCGCCGAGGTGTTCATGAACCTGCCGATCACGCCGACCAAGCCCTGA
- a CDS encoding LLM class F420-dependent oxidoreductase, translated as MDFGGAIFFTDYSIGPAALGRALEERGFESLWAPEHSHIPLSRASAFPAGGDLPKKYYDVMDPFVTLAAAAAATTRLRVATGVCLVVQRDPIQTAKAVASLDQVSGGRFLFGIGAGWNAEEMADHGTAFASRFRVMRERVEAMKAIWTKSKPEYAGELVKFPPMMTWPKPRQKPHPPVIVGGAFPYGARRAIAYGDGWVPHARRPAYGDVLSLLPEFRKLAVEAGRDPATLPITIFGAAEDVDAIRRYRDAGVTRLIFNLASAKADEVLPVLDRCATLMQKAQS; from the coding sequence ATGGATTTCGGCGGCGCGATCTTCTTCACCGACTACTCGATCGGCCCCGCCGCGCTCGGCCGCGCCCTCGAGGAGCGCGGCTTCGAGTCGCTCTGGGCGCCCGAGCATTCGCACATCCCGCTGTCGCGCGCCTCCGCGTTCCCGGCGGGCGGCGACCTGCCGAAGAAGTACTACGACGTGATGGACCCGTTCGTGACGCTGGCCGCCGCCGCGGCCGCGACGACCAGACTGCGTGTTGCCACCGGGGTGTGCCTGGTCGTCCAGCGCGATCCGATCCAGACCGCGAAGGCGGTGGCGAGTCTCGACCAGGTCTCGGGCGGGCGTTTTCTCTTCGGCATCGGCGCGGGCTGGAACGCCGAGGAGATGGCGGATCACGGCACCGCGTTCGCGTCGCGCTTCCGGGTGATGCGCGAGCGCGTGGAGGCCATGAAGGCGATCTGGACGAAGTCGAAGCCCGAGTACGCGGGCGAGCTCGTGAAGTTCCCGCCGATGATGACGTGGCCCAAGCCTCGCCAGAAGCCGCACCCGCCGGTGATCGTGGGCGGCGCGTTTCCGTACGGAGCGCGGCGGGCCATCGCCTACGGCGACGGCTGGGTGCCGCACGCGCGCCGCCCCGCCTACGGCGACGTGCTCAGCCTGCTGCCCGAGTTCCGCAAGCTCGCGGTCGAGGCCGGCCGGGATCCGGCCACGCTGCCCATCACGATCTTCGGGGCGGCCGAAGACGTCGACGCGATCCGGCGCTACCGCGACGCCGGCGTGACGCGGCTCATCTTCAACCTGGCCTCGGCCAAGGCCGACGAGGTGCTCCCGGTGCTCGACCGCTGCGCGACGCTCATGCAGAAGGCGCAATCCTGA
- a CDS encoding SMP-30/gluconolactonase/LRE family protein — protein sequence MATRKPAIKQIASGLRFPEGPVAMPDGSVILVEIERRTLSRVTSDGRIHVVATLGGGPNGAAMGPGGKIYVTNNGGLKFVERPGKLFPVLQAEDYVTGSIQIVDPDTGKFETLYDRCDGQRLRGPNDLVFDRAGGFWFTDLGKTRERDTDRGVVYYAKADGSMIREAIFPLERPNGIGLSPDEKTLYVVETPTARVWAFRLSGPGEIESANGPYRGEKGTVITGLGGYQMFDSLAVDGEGHVCVATLITGAVSDVWPDGSRVEQYTLPDMMVTNVCFGGKDLRTAFATLSMGGTLVSFEWPRPGLPLHYLNR from the coding sequence ATGGCCACTCGCAAGCCCGCGATCAAGCAGATCGCCTCGGGTCTCCGCTTCCCGGAGGGCCCGGTGGCGATGCCGGACGGCTCGGTCATCCTGGTCGAGATCGAGCGGCGCACGCTCTCGCGCGTGACCTCCGACGGCCGGATCCACGTCGTGGCCACCCTCGGCGGCGGCCCCAACGGCGCGGCCATGGGGCCGGGCGGCAAGATCTACGTGACCAACAACGGCGGGCTCAAGTTCGTGGAGCGGCCGGGCAAGCTGTTTCCGGTGCTGCAGGCCGAGGACTACGTGACCGGTAGCATCCAGATCGTGGATCCGGACACCGGCAAGTTCGAGACCCTCTACGACCGGTGCGACGGCCAGCGCCTGCGCGGGCCGAACGACCTGGTGTTCGACCGGGCCGGCGGCTTCTGGTTCACCGATCTGGGCAAGACGCGCGAGCGCGACACCGACCGCGGCGTCGTCTACTACGCGAAGGCGGACGGCTCGATGATCCGCGAGGCGATCTTCCCGCTCGAGCGCCCGAACGGCATCGGGCTGTCGCCGGACGAGAAGACCCTCTACGTGGTGGAGACGCCGACCGCGCGGGTGTGGGCGTTCCGGCTCTCCGGGCCCGGCGAGATCGAGTCGGCCAACGGGCCCTATCGGGGCGAGAAGGGCACCGTGATCACCGGGCTCGGCGGCTACCAGATGTTCGACTCGCTCGCCGTCGACGGCGAGGGCCACGTCTGCGTCGCCACCCTCATCACCGGCGCGGTGAGCGACGTCTGGCCCGACGGCAGCCGCGTGGAGCAGTACACCCTGCCCGACATGATGGTGACGAACGTGTGCTTCGGCGGGAAGGACCTGCGCACCGCGTTCGCGACGCTGTCGATGGGCGGCACGCTCGTGTCGTTCGAGTGGCCGCGGCCCGGCTTGCCGCTGCACTACCTCAATCGCTGA
- a CDS encoding alpha/beta fold hydrolase, giving the protein MRPDLAPRMAVRRSGAGPDLVLFHGGMGSWKHWIRNVDALAARFTVHALDHPSYGDSATVPRETTGPQYLDLVHALLLEALPGVAPLRLAGFSFGAAIAASMARRLGPRVSHLALISPGGFPARKFGERPIRSYKEAGGDERLFREICRHNLLVNMLSDEASVTEDTVDIQADLVRRTRFDSRKVSAGGTLLGDLAAVSRRGGRIRLLWGERDDSAFRPAARLIGEIEAAVPGLDVHRIPRAGHWSAYENAPEVNRLLLEFFASGAEENSR; this is encoded by the coding sequence GTGCGCCCCGACCTTGCGCCCCGGATGGCGGTGCGCCGCTCCGGCGCCGGACCGGACCTGGTGCTCTTCCACGGCGGCATGGGGTCGTGGAAGCACTGGATCCGCAACGTGGACGCGCTCGCCGCGCGCTTCACCGTCCACGCCCTCGATCATCCGTCCTACGGCGACTCGGCCACCGTCCCGCGTGAGACCACCGGCCCGCAGTATCTCGACCTCGTGCACGCATTGCTCCTCGAGGCGTTGCCCGGCGTCGCCCCGCTGCGCCTCGCCGGCTTCTCGTTCGGCGCGGCGATCGCCGCGAGCATGGCCCGCCGTCTCGGCCCGCGGGTGAGCCACCTCGCCCTGATCTCGCCGGGCGGCTTCCCGGCCCGGAAGTTCGGCGAGCGCCCGATCCGCTCCTACAAGGAGGCGGGCGGCGACGAGCGTCTCTTCCGCGAGATCTGCCGTCACAACCTGCTGGTGAACATGCTGAGCGACGAGGCCAGCGTGACCGAGGACACGGTGGACATCCAGGCGGATCTGGTGCGCCGGACGCGCTTCGACAGCCGGAAGGTCAGCGCGGGCGGCACCCTGCTCGGCGACCTGGCCGCGGTGTCGCGCCGCGGAGGGCGCATCCGCCTGCTCTGGGGCGAGCGCGACGACTCCGCGTTCCGTCCCGCCGCGCGGCTGATCGGCGAGATCGAGGCCGCGGTTCCCGGTCTCGATGTGCACCGGATCCCCCGGGCCGGCCACTGGTCGGCCTACGAGAACGCGCCCGAGGTCAACCGCCTGCTGCTGGAGTTCTTCGCCAGCGGGGCAGAGGAGAACAGCCGATGA
- a CDS encoding SDR family NAD(P)-dependent oxidoreductase, whose protein sequence is MSPDRQPVAVVVGATSKWQADGRNTRLAHGKDLDDRHLPVGVRWGVGGAIAQKFAKEGFLTVLTTRKAANAAALEQAITSQGGRAMTVELDLVSDASIAKAFATIRERAGDPDVLVYNAGYLEGRDLPPDKELLEHVPLDIFETAQHVASRGPFLVAKEVLPAMRQRGGGSFLISNNASSLRGRKRLTGQSLYYPRVMMRTLAQVLTEEYSEHGVHVANVVIDGLIDSPGTRALPRAQKQPEIVMNPVKIAEAFWYLHTQDRSCWTHELQLTPFSTKPSF, encoded by the coding sequence ATGAGCCCGGATCGTCAACCCGTCGCGGTGGTGGTGGGCGCGACCTCCAAGTGGCAGGCGGACGGGCGCAACACACGCCTGGCCCACGGCAAGGATCTCGACGACCGCCACCTGCCCGTCGGCGTGCGCTGGGGCGTGGGCGGCGCCATCGCCCAGAAGTTCGCCAAGGAAGGCTTCCTGACCGTGCTGACCACCCGCAAAGCGGCGAACGCGGCCGCGCTCGAGCAGGCCATCACGTCGCAGGGCGGCCGGGCCATGACCGTCGAGCTGGATCTGGTGTCGGACGCCTCCATCGCGAAGGCGTTCGCGACCATTCGGGAGCGGGCCGGCGATCCGGACGTGCTCGTCTACAACGCGGGCTACCTCGAGGGGCGCGATTTGCCGCCCGACAAGGAATTGCTCGAGCACGTGCCGCTCGACATCTTCGAGACCGCGCAGCACGTCGCCAGCCGCGGGCCGTTCCTGGTCGCCAAGGAGGTGCTGCCCGCGATGCGCCAGCGCGGAGGCGGCTCCTTCCTCATCTCCAACAACGCCTCGTCGCTTCGCGGCCGGAAGCGGCTGACCGGCCAGTCGCTCTACTATCCGCGCGTGATGATGCGCACGCTGGCCCAGGTGCTCACCGAGGAGTATTCCGAGCACGGCGTGCACGTGGCCAACGTGGTCATCGACGGGCTCATCGACTCGCCGGGGACCCGGGCGTTGCCGCGGGCCCAGAAGCAGCCGGAGATCGTCATGAACCCGGTGAAGATCGCGGAGGCGTTCTGGTATCTCCATACCCAGGACCGCTCCTGCTGGACGCACGAATTGCAGCTCACGCCGTTTTCCACCAAGCCGAGTTTCTAG
- a CDS encoding MFS transporter, giving the protein MRDDRKVFYGWWVVGAFSVTTFMSTGVRHAVGPFLKPIVADLNLDRASFSAVVALSLFLYGVFMPLAGMALDRFSVRVVTSAGTLLLVASLVLTAMVRNVWEFAAVYGVLVPLGLAGTGPVIASGVVARWFSRRRGTALSVLGSASMTGMSLLVPAVTWLVLATGWRNTYIVIAGLILVVSLPLCLWLMRDSPESIGLTADGAPPVAGAHAPAIERVPASEALRTLAFWQLAGSFFTCGFSMSLLSAHGIPMLTDHGYTPMVASWALGVLGGSSIIFTVMLGALSDRFGRRPVLAGIYAGRIAIFTGLFLIRDNPTGLMVVAMLGGITLAGTGSMTSALTADIYGRFSVSSIFGLIFLVHQTGSALGSWLAGALFETTGGYGLAYVLACALLLAAAIVALNIDRDARRIWRAATAGVRS; this is encoded by the coding sequence ATGCGCGACGACCGGAAGGTCTTCTACGGCTGGTGGGTGGTCGGGGCCTTCTCGGTCACCACCTTCATGTCCACCGGCGTGCGCCACGCGGTCGGGCCGTTCCTCAAGCCGATCGTGGCCGATCTCAACCTGGATCGGGCCAGCTTCTCGGCGGTGGTCGCGCTGAGCCTCTTCCTCTACGGGGTGTTCATGCCGCTGGCCGGCATGGCGCTCGACCGCTTCAGCGTGCGGGTGGTCACCTCGGCGGGCACGCTGCTGCTGGTCGCCTCGCTGGTGCTGACCGCGATGGTGCGCAACGTGTGGGAGTTCGCCGCGGTCTACGGTGTCCTGGTGCCGCTCGGGCTGGCCGGCACCGGGCCGGTGATCGCCTCCGGGGTGGTGGCGCGCTGGTTCAGCCGGCGCCGCGGCACCGCGCTCTCGGTGCTGGGCAGCGCGTCGATGACCGGCATGAGCCTGCTGGTGCCCGCGGTGACGTGGCTCGTGCTCGCCACCGGGTGGCGAAACACCTACATCGTGATCGCGGGGCTGATCCTCGTCGTCTCGCTGCCGCTCTGCCTCTGGCTGATGCGCGATTCGCCCGAGTCGATCGGCCTCACCGCCGACGGGGCGCCGCCGGTGGCGGGAGCGCACGCGCCGGCCATCGAGCGCGTGCCCGCGAGCGAGGCGCTCAGGACGCTGGCGTTCTGGCAGCTCGCCGGCTCGTTCTTCACCTGCGGCTTCTCGATGAGCCTGCTCTCCGCGCACGGCATCCCGATGCTGACCGATCACGGCTACACCCCGATGGTCGCGTCGTGGGCCCTGGGCGTGCTGGGTGGCTCGAGCATCATCTTCACGGTGATGCTGGGCGCGCTGTCGGACCGCTTCGGACGGCGGCCGGTGCTCGCCGGGATCTACGCCGGACGCATCGCGATCTTCACCGGCCTCTTCCTGATCCGCGACAACCCCACCGGGCTGATGGTGGTGGCCATGCTGGGCGGGATCACCCTGGCCGGCACCGGCTCGATGACCTCGGCGCTCACCGCCGACATCTACGGGCGCTTCTCGGTCAGCTCGATCTTCGGGCTGATCTTCCTGGTGCACCAGACCGGCTCGGCGCTGGGCTCCTGGCTGGCCGGCGCGCTCTTCGAGACCACCGGCGGCTACGGCCTCGCCTACGTGCTAGCCTGCGCGCTCCTGCTCGCCGCCGCCATCGTCGCCCTCAACATCGACCGCGACGCCCGCCGCATCTGGCGCGCCGCCACCGCCGGGGTCAGGTCTTGA
- a CDS encoding NAD(P)/FAD-dependent oxidoreductase, protein MLDAVVVGAGFAGMYMLHRLRGLGLSVRVYEAGDGVGGTWYWNRYPGARCDVESMDYSYSFSEELQQEWRWTERYSAQPEILRYANHVADRFDLRRDIQFGTRVTAAVFDEAAARWAIETDRGDRVTARFCIMATGCLSDAQVPDFEGLESFEGARYHTGRWPHEGVDFTGRRVAVIGTGSSAIQSIPLIARQAAHVYVFQRTPNYSMPAHNAPLDPDYERRVKAAYAEFRRQARESRVGFVTERSGDSALAVPAEEREREYEKRWSRGGLGFSAAYTDLLTSQEANDTAADFFRAKIRAVVRDPAVSDLLCPTSYPLGTKRLCVDTDYYETFNRDNVTLVDVRARPIEAITPKGVRTGGVEYAVDDLVFATGFDAMTGALLNIDIRGRGGRRLASEWADGPRTYLGLTVEGFPNLFTITGPGSPSVLSNMIVSIEQHVDWIADCVSHLRERGLATIEATAEAQEAWVRHVNEVGHMTLYPRAPSWYMGANIPGKPRVFMPYIGGVGVYRQKCDEIAANNYAGFTLDGVRS, encoded by the coding sequence ATGCTCGACGCCGTGGTGGTGGGCGCCGGTTTCGCGGGCATGTACATGCTCCACCGGCTGCGCGGGCTGGGCTTGTCGGTGCGGGTCTACGAGGCGGGCGACGGCGTGGGGGGAACGTGGTACTGGAACCGCTACCCGGGCGCGCGCTGCGACGTCGAGAGCATGGACTACTCCTACTCCTTCTCGGAGGAATTGCAGCAGGAGTGGCGGTGGACCGAGCGCTACTCGGCCCAGCCGGAGATCCTCCGGTACGCCAACCACGTGGCCGACCGCTTCGACCTGCGGCGCGACATCCAGTTCGGCACCCGCGTGACCGCCGCGGTGTTCGACGAGGCGGCCGCGCGCTGGGCCATCGAGACCGACCGCGGCGACCGCGTCACCGCGCGGTTCTGCATCATGGCCACCGGCTGTCTCTCCGACGCGCAGGTCCCCGACTTCGAGGGACTCGAGAGCTTCGAAGGCGCGCGGTACCACACCGGCCGCTGGCCGCACGAGGGCGTGGACTTCACCGGCCGGCGGGTCGCGGTCATCGGCACCGGCTCCTCCGCCATCCAGTCGATCCCGCTCATCGCCAGGCAGGCGGCTCACGTCTACGTCTTCCAGCGCACCCCGAACTACAGCATGCCCGCCCACAACGCCCCGCTCGATCCCGACTACGAGCGCCGGGTGAAGGCCGCCTACGCCGAGTTCCGGCGTCAGGCGCGCGAGTCGCGGGTGGGCTTCGTGACCGAGCGCAGCGGCGACTCGGCCCTGGCGGTGCCCGCCGAGGAGCGCGAGCGGGAGTACGAGAAGCGCTGGAGCCGCGGCGGCCTCGGCTTCTCCGCCGCCTACACCGACCTGCTCACCAGTCAGGAAGCCAACGACACCGCCGCGGATTTCTTCCGGGCCAAGATCCGCGCCGTCGTGCGCGATCCCGCGGTCTCCGACCTGCTGTGCCCGACGAGCTACCCGCTCGGCACCAAGCGGCTGTGCGTGGACACCGACTACTACGAGACGTTCAACCGCGACAACGTCACCCTGGTGGACGTGCGCGCGCGACCGATCGAGGCGATCACCCCCAAGGGCGTGCGCACCGGCGGCGTGGAGTACGCGGTGGACGATCTCGTCTTCGCCACCGGCTTCGACGCGATGACCGGGGCCCTGCTCAACATCGACATCCGCGGCCGCGGGGGACGCCGCCTCGCCTCCGAGTGGGCCGACGGCCCGCGCACCTACCTGGGGCTGACCGTCGAAGGCTTCCCGAACCTCTTCACGATCACCGGCCCCGGCAGCCCGTCCGTGCTCAGCAACATGATCGTGTCCATCGAGCAGCACGTGGACTGGATCGCCGACTGCGTGAGCCACCTGCGCGAGCGCGGCCTCGCCACCATCGAGGCCACCGCGGAGGCCCAGGAGGCCTGGGTCCGGCACGTCAACGAGGTGGGCCACATGACGCTCTACCCGCGGGCGCCCTCGTGGTACATGGGCGCGAACATCCCGGGCAAGCCGCGCGTGTTCATGCCCTACATCGGCGGGGTCGGGGTCTACCGCCAGAAGTGCGACGAGATCGCCGCCAACAACTACGCGGGCTTCACCCTCGATGGGGTCAGGTCTTGA
- the larA gene encoding nickel-dependent lactate racemase: MTIDLLYGRGTVSLAPPPGCVPTVVAKHAMPVLADPGAAVARALAEPVGVPALPALARGRRSACILICDITRPVPNGLFLGPLVRGLLSAGVPRAGITVLVATGLHRANEGAELAELVGDPWVLETVSVANHDATVDRDHVLLGRTPGRGTVVRLDRRLIAADLKIATGLVEPHFMAGWSGGRKVIAPGVAHAETITTFHNSAFMAHPRAANCVLDGNPLHEEQLAIVGMLGGALALNTVIDDRRRLAFVNFGEIVASHLEAVAFARRYAQVAVPRRFHTVVTSAAGYPLDKTYYQTVKGMVGPLDILEPGGDLIVASACSEGMGSKHYVEAQRRLVDLGPDGFAASIEHKSHADIDEWQTQMQLRPMRVGRVRLYTDGLDAITAGLTGVERVTDLAGAVAESMARHSDPHVAFVPEGPYVVPVHEEA; this comes from the coding sequence ATGACCATCGATCTCCTCTACGGCCGCGGCACGGTGTCCCTCGCTCCGCCGCCCGGGTGCGTGCCGACCGTGGTCGCCAAGCACGCGATGCCGGTGCTGGCGGACCCGGGGGCTGCGGTCGCGCGGGCCCTCGCCGAGCCGGTCGGGGTGCCCGCGCTCCCCGCGCTGGCCCGCGGCCGGCGGTCGGCGTGCATCCTGATCTGCGACATCACGCGCCCGGTGCCGAACGGCCTCTTCCTGGGCCCGCTCGTCCGCGGACTGCTGAGCGCGGGCGTCCCGCGCGCCGGGATCACCGTGCTGGTCGCCACCGGCCTGCATCGCGCCAATGAGGGGGCGGAGCTGGCCGAGCTGGTGGGCGACCCGTGGGTGCTCGAGACGGTGTCGGTGGCCAACCACGACGCCACGGTGGACCGCGATCACGTCCTGCTCGGCCGCACGCCGGGGCGCGGCACGGTGGTGCGCCTCGACCGCCGCCTGATTGCCGCCGATCTCAAGATCGCGACCGGGCTGGTGGAGCCGCACTTCATGGCCGGCTGGTCGGGCGGGCGCAAGGTCATCGCTCCGGGGGTCGCGCACGCCGAGACGATCACCACGTTCCACAACTCGGCGTTCATGGCGCATCCGCGCGCGGCCAACTGCGTCCTCGACGGCAACCCGCTCCACGAGGAGCAGCTGGCGATCGTCGGCATGCTGGGCGGCGCGCTGGCGCTGAACACCGTGATCGACGATCGGCGACGGCTCGCCTTCGTCAACTTCGGCGAGATCGTGGCGAGCCACCTCGAGGCGGTGGCCTTCGCGCGGCGCTACGCGCAGGTGGCGGTGCCCCGGCGCTTCCACACCGTGGTCACCAGCGCGGCCGGCTATCCGCTCGACAAGACGTACTACCAGACCGTCAAGGGCATGGTGGGCCCGCTCGACATCCTGGAGCCCGGCGGGGACCTGATCGTGGCGTCCGCCTGCTCGGAGGGCATGGGCTCCAAGCACTATGTGGAGGCGCAGCGGCGCCTGGTCGACCTCGGGCCCGACGGCTTCGCGGCCAGCATCGAGCACAAGTCTCACGCCGACATCGACGAGTGGCAGACCCAGATGCAGCTTCGGCCCATGCGGGTCGGCCGCGTGCGGCTCTACACCGACGGGCTCGACGCGATCACCGCGGGGCTGACCGGCGTCGAGCGCGTGACCGATCTGGCGGGCGCGGTGGCCGAGAGCATGGCGCGCCATTCTGATCCCCACGTGGCGTTCGTCCCCGAGGGACCGTACGTCGTGCCGGTCCACGAGGAGGCCTGA